aacagagcaaatggaatggcatcaaccacctggaaaccatgtgtttgatgtatatgataccattccactgattctgctccagtcattatcacaagcccgtcctccccaattaaggtgccaccaacttcctgtggtATAGATGGGGtaatttggggtggcaggtagcctagtggttagagcgttgggccagcaaccgaaaggttgctggattgaatccctgagttgacaaggtaaaaatccatCGTTCTACCCCTAaacaaggccgttaacccactgttccccggtaggccgtcattgtaaataagaatttgttcttaactgactttcctagttaaataaaagttgaaTAATTCTGGTCTTACACTGCTGTTGCTCTGTGGTGTGGCTTTGTTGACCAGCACAGCGAAGGTGACCCAGTCGCACTCCTCCAGCTTCTCCCGGGCCAGGCGCTCAGGCAACTGGGAGAGCCGAATCAGCTTGCGGTCGGCCATCTTGCGATCCATCTCCGTGGAGGACACACGTGGTCGCCTGAAACCAACGAACCAATCAGAATCCAGATCTGAGCTTCGGACAAGAAACCTTGgagtgtttatatgtgtgttataggtagatgagtgtgtgtgtgttacaggtagatgagtgtgtgtgtgctctgaccTCAGCCGCAGTCCAGAGTACTTCTCGATGGCGACGTCTttagggagagatggaaggggatTGGCCTGTCGTACGGCGGACAGGGCTGCAGCCGCATTGGACTGGGAAGGTAGCGATGAACGTACAGTACTGTTGGTCCTACTACTGCTTGCTATTGGCAGGAAGGAGCTGTGAGTCTTAATCTCCACCAGTGGACCTCTGGTGTCTGTAGCGGCTGCTGTAGTGCTGGGCTGGACCTGGTGAGCTGTCCTTTGACCTTTGCGTTTGAACAGGTCAGCATTGTTGAGCTGAGCGGTGAAGTCGGAGGACTCTTGTAGCTTGGTGCCGTCTCCTCGGTCTGGGGCAGACGAGGGCTTTCCTACTGTCAAAAAGAGATTCCTTTAAAACACACATCCACAGGCACCACCGTCACCCATTACACTTTACACAGATGCTCCTTACATGACATGGTAAGTCGCCACTGTGTTCCTGTATGGTCAGCCTTGACTTTGATGAGAATACATCCTGAAACACAAAAAAACGTATGAAAGTAATACCTGCTTGGGGCTTGGTCTTCTGTGTGGGACGAACTGGCTTGGAGGAGCTCTGTTTGGGGGGACCCTGTGAGGGAGTGTTAGCTTTAGATGGTGCCTTTGTTCCTGGGATGCTGTTTGGGGTAGAGGTGGCTGAGGAGCTCTTCTGGGAGGCCTCTAGCTGCTGCTGCAGCCTCTGCATCTGCTCCTGCATACGCCTCAGCTCCTCTgagaacacacagaaacacacccaAATAAGATTAGAAGCTGAAAGCTGCCATGAATTAAAAAGCAAAGTAGACAGTGTGTGATGCTGACATACTTTAGTAGATATCTGCATTCTAGAAACATttactgtatacatacatactATAGGCGTTAATGCTACGGTATAGCGCTATCATAATCATTTTGAGGTACTGAACTCCTTGTGGACAAACCTTGTAAATCTTCTTGGGATCTATTGAGGTTATCAGGAGCCTTCCCTCCAGACGGCTGTGTTTTaactccttcctcctcttcaaTGCCATCCACATCTCCAAAGAGACCAACAGctccatcctcttcctccctctccccaccctccccctccagtcCCTCCCTgtactcttcatcatcatcatcgttgtCAAACAGGTCATCTAGGTTGTCCTCTGCTTCCTGGCTAGCCTGCTGCTCCTCTTCAGCCTCGTTCTCAGCCAGCAGCTCTGTTAGAAGGTCCAGGTCATCAtcacctggcacacacacacagtgttaaaGAGTTTTGTTTTGATCAAAGCCATATATTGATTATGCCCCCCCACCATCCCTTACCATCCATTTCCTGGAATTTTAAGATCAAGCCTTTCCCGATTAAAAAGCAGATCTAGGAATAAAAAAATACACAGGTATTTAAGTCATATCCCGAAGACACAAGTGTTTATTGACATGTCTTTAACTGTTATTTATGGACACCGCTAGCTAAAGCTTCACAATTTCCATTATGTATATTCTCTCCCATTATCTGTTTCCTACTGACATCGAAACAAGTTATCCGATTTTTCACAACGCTTATACTAGCAACAACGCGTACAGCAAGCTAGCAAACAAACACATTATGAATATGATCTACACTCCAGACAGCGCGAAAGCCGCGGTAGCAACAATGTAGCAAGCAATGACACACGACCCGCAACGATGTCACTTTGAAGTAATGACTGTCACTTCAGGTTAAATTACGTTGTCGATTGTATACTTTTTGTGTAGTGACCAAGAAAACGCCATTTTCTTGCAAAGAATTATATTGTTCACCTTACTTGATGGTTGCAGGGACTTCCCTAACTAGCTATCGTCGTTTCTTCAAAATACTACTGAGAAATAACTGAAATCTGGCGCTAAACGAAGGACCCCTATCAAATAGAATAGTGGCTAatattttgcctgtccacaaaGTTTGTGGTAGATGTTTCCACTCCCAAATTACTCGCATATCGCAAATAAAATAGAAAACGGTATACCTAgttgaattattttatttaaattataCATCATTTCATTTTATTGACCGGTGTCTCTAAAGTAGGCATGGCTCCTTTAAACATAGGCTACAGTCGCTGTCCTAATATAAAAACAAAGTTTGTGAACGTCAACAAACATGGTATGTGCTATCAGGGATCCGGATCAATAGCATATTGAAGTTCAATGGTAAGGGTTATGGTATGTTGCGTCCCAAGGATTCCACTGACTGAACAAACATATGAaggtatttaactaggcaaattcgttaagaacaaattcgtatttacaatgacggtttaCCAAAAGACAAAAAGGCCTACTGCGGGGACggaggctgggattaaaaatacaaatatgggacaaaacacacatcacgaccagagagacaacacataatgagagaccaaagacaacaacatagcatagcAGCAACACAACAACTAcgtggcagcagcacaacatggtacaaacattaatGGGCACCGACAACAGCAAAGGGCAAGAAGGAAGAGACAaaaatacatcacgcaaagcagccacaactgtcagttagtgtccatgattgagtctttgactgAAGAGATtgaaataaaactgtccagtttgagtgtttgttgcagctcgagCTGCTTTATACCATAGATATAAAGCAGATTCTGTTCTATATCTATGTTGGGTACTGTGTTGCATTTTTTCAGGTGCCATCAGATGTGTGTgcaacacagacagaaacagccTACTGTACCAATAACACCTTTATTACATATTTTCATAATTATTTGACAGAGTCACAGCATTTGTAAATACATCTGGATACAGAAGTTAGTAGTTAGCTAATACAGTACACACTCCCTTGCATAGTCATACTTCCTGCAGGCTACATAAGCTGTAAATAGGTTTAATTATAAATGTACAAACCATGACGATGATGGATAAAATGTATGTGcaatatacatttaaaaacaacattaaagtgtCTTAGGCATCCTTCCCTCTGTTGAAGCAATAGATTTTCAAATTATTCAAAATGAAATGTCTATGCTGTAATTGTAATCTATTCATAACCTTCATCGAAACAGAATTACAGTTTGATTAAATTGAACCACCCGAAAATCCATAATAAGAATTTAATAAAACAATTCAAAACTAACGCTTTAGCAAGAAACAAAGTGACAGCTGTcaataagaagaaaaaaataataattaccaAAACTTAAAATACAAATTCCAGTTCTCCATTTATCACCTAACTGCATAATAAACGTGATACATTTTACAGGATCTTTTTCACCCCTCTAACAAAAAAAGTGTGTCTAGTTGTGCACTGTAAGAACACATTTTATATTATATGTTCTAAAACATAGACCAGAGCAACATAGCCCTGAACTGCAAAATAAACACACCTTTTAGAGCATAAAGGCGGCATTTTACTCTGCCATAAATCGGATGATGACGAAGAAGAGGAAGAATCAGATTATGGTGCATCTGCGGCAGTTGTCTTTGTTGTTGCTGATGACTATGATGAAGGCTCAGATGATGCAGTCCATGATGTGAATCTGCAGGCTGTCCAGGTCTGGTAGGATCTCGTTACACTTGGGGCAGACGTGCTCCGGTATATTCCCCTGCTGCTGCCAGTCCCTGGCATCACCACCTATCAGACACACAGTGGTATGGTAACTGTAttcccatatatatatacacacacacacatacacatacacacaattacaTCATTTATCATTGTTGTAAATAATGTGAGATGGAGAGGAGCAGTGCTTTCTTGATCAAATAAATACGAGATCACATTTAATTGGCAGAAAACAATGTGATGTGCCCTGGCTTGAACCTTGCTAAAAGCCAGGTACTGTCCTGTACCTCTGGCTCCTTGCATGTTGTGTGGACCAGCACCCCCATGTGGATTGCCTCCACGTGGCATGTGTCTTCTCTGCATATCGCTCAGAGATTGCCTACAGAAACCAGTCGTAGTTAGGCGGTGGATCCAAAATGGCCGAGATCGTGACCTAATATGACCAGTCTGATCACATGACCAATATATAACCTGATGCGTACCTGCCCAGTGAGTCCATCTCGTCCTGTAGCTGAGTGTTCTGTTTCTTGACGAACTCCAGCTGAGCAGACAGACGTTCTTTCTCCTCGTGAATCTTCTCCCGAGCTGCTCGCTCCGCGTAGAAGTCAGACGAGTACACCTCCGCCTGGACaacaaataacacacacaatTATTAAAAATGATACGCACGCATATACAATCAGACAGACAAAACATTTGTCTAGACGTGTCAATAATTATAAAGGTGTGGTTGTATTGTACAGATATAAATGTGAATGCCATGTACAGAATGGAGTGTATTGGTTATACATTTTATTTCAGCCAAATAAAAATTCATATTCAAAGATCTTGTAAATGTTGTATAATTGTGGGACTAACAACCAACCAACAAGCCCCTGGGGATCATAAACCATAACTCAAGAGTTAAGAGGGATAGTTCATGAACAATGTATGTTTCGGATAAATGATGTTGCAAACTAATTTGGAATGATGCCAGCAATACACCTGCTCAAACATTATTCAAGTACATGGCTCAAGGACACCGTTTGGGTCTAGTTCTATAAGTGGAGCATTAACCTTGCTGGTGCTGTTTTGTTGAGATCACACTCCTCAAAGAAGACATGAACAGACCCAATTTCTATATTCTGCTTCTTGCTGGAGTCTTGGTCAACGGGCAAGGTAAGCTGCTGTTTTAAGTTGTAGGCTGAATGAAGTGTTCATTACTTAGTGTATGAGGTTGGTTATCAGGAAAACAATAAATTTGTCTTACAGCCCACATACATGAAGAGTGAGTAACCAAAATGTCTAGGAGGTGCATACACCATTACCATACAATTACTCTTTGTACACTCAATTTACATAATGATGTTGTGTTACAGTATATGGATTCAGTTTGTTGTTCCCTTCCTTGTGTGTTGCAGAACTCCGATGGGAAAACCAATTTGACCAGCCCTTACACTTTAACTGCCCTTCAAGACAATCCATCTCCCACATAAAAAGGTGAGATAAGTCCAAAGGCTCTTATCTGCTTACTATCAATCTTCTACCAAAATGACGGCACAGATTCCCAAAATGAAATGTCTACTCTAAATCATTAGTGCCGTTTTACTTTTCATCACCAATTATAAACCAAATGATCTCATTGTTCTGCATAGACCAGTAGGTGCGCTGCACTGTTGATATTGGGCATATCAACAAATTAAAACttcaatgcattttttttgttttcaaaTCATTTCAACTATTAATATGTGCATTGTCATGCATCTAATTTCAGTCAGCATGACAACTTCTATGAAGACCGTGTGTGGGACTTTGAGTGCAAAGACACATTTGTCTCAGAGCCTGAGTGCCACTGGTCTCCTTATGTAAATGACTTTGAACAAGAGTTCAGCTTCAAATGCCCCAATAACTATGTCCTCACTGGGGTGAACAGCTTTCATTCCAACCCCCATGAGGACAGAAGGTGAGTAGACAACGTTTACCAGATCCTATGTTCAATTggtacatttcatttttttcaaatactttgagtggTTGATTTAGCCTGCTTGGAGTGTCATATGAGCAgcatttgcacttttgggactattccattggttccaccAAGTGCCACTGAAGTACTTGAAAGAAAACAAGTATTTGACAATCTTGACTGTGTGTTATACTAAACATGTATGATTTCCATCACCGTGTCACAGGTGGAAGTTCTACTGCTGTCGAGTCAACAGCTACTGTAACCAGGACTGTCAGTGGACCCCCTACGTCAACTACTTTGATGAGGTCATCTCTTGGCAAGTCCCAGGCCTGAACTACCTAGTTGGGGCCGGAAGCTACCATTCAGATTATTATGAGTGAgtacaatgtgtgtgtgcacgtgatgTAGGTCAGGGGAGCGATGTTTCAACAACAAGAATGTTTACCTCAAAATGTATTGTGTATTTTCAGAGACCGTCGTTGGAGATACCAATACTGCACACGGAAGTCAAACTGCTGATATTACGGCTGATTATTGCATTCTTGACCCAACTGATGAGTAAAGATTGCCTACTACCTTCTTTCTTGTGTTTCACTTCATTCTTTCATTCATTAATGCATATTCAAAAAGTATACTTACTTAAAAAAAATTTAATACAAATTTAAGACAGCGGTACCTATTTCACCTTATGAAAATATAAACCTTTTAATTTTTTTGGAAGTGTACTTAGCCTTAATTGAATTACTGG
The DNA window shown above is from Salmo trutta chromosome 8, fSalTru1.1, whole genome shotgun sequence and carries:
- the LOC115198837 gene encoding hemagglutinin/amebocyte aggregation factor; this translates as MNRPNFYILLLAGVLVNGQELRWENQFDQPLHFNCPSRQSISHIKSQHDNFYEDRVWDFECKDTFVSEPECHWSPYVNDFEQEFSFKCPNNYVLTGVNSFHSNPHEDRRWKFYCCRVNSYCNQDCQWTPYVNYFDEVISWQVPGLNYLVGAGSYHSDYYEDRRWRYQYCTRKSNC